One Crocinitomicaceae bacterium genomic window carries:
- a CDS encoding MCE family protein: protein MALFWKSREFYAVFNNSAGLKQSNEVKLSGFKIGQVEEVGLHPDNPTLILVKFSIEDDELQILNHLKLGWQLIC, encoded by the coding sequence GTGGCGTTATTTTGGAAAAGCCGTGAATTTTACGCTGTGTTCAATAACTCAGCCGGATTAAAACAGTCTAATGAAGTTAAGCTCAGCGGTTTTAAAATTGGTCAAGTTGAAGAAGTGGGTCTGCATCCTGATAATCCAACGCTCATTCTTGTTAAATTTTCTATTGAAGATGATGAGCTGCAAATTCTAAATCATCTGAAGCTTGGTTGGCAACTGATCTGTTAG
- a CDS encoding paraquat-inducible protein A has translation MKFLLGELDLGGYHYELNQVFEGRIYYLYQNKSVLQLIKLLYTGGNFLVAICVILFSIVFPLVKLFSSMIIFMNPHSKSSHKLTPAIVYLGKWSMADVFISAMFLAVFSFTNMNEGIDTGASTLIGMYFFLSFVILSILSGFVLKKLVQKKKEATLDYV, from the coding sequence ATGAAATTCCTTTTGGGTGAGTTAGACTTGGGTGGATATCATTATGAACTCAATCAGGTTTTTGAAGGTCGCATCTATTATTTGTATCAAAATAAATCTGTTTTACAACTGATCAAATTACTTTACACCGGAGGTAATTTTCTAGTAGCAATTTGTGTCATATTATTCTCCATTGTTTTTCCATTAGTTAAGTTATTTTCATCTATGATTATTTTCATGAATCCTCATTCTAAATCATCTCATAAGTTAACGCCGGCAATTGTTTATTTAGGAAAATGGAGTATGGCAGATGTATTTATTTCAGCCATGTTTTTAGCCGTATTTTCTTTCACAAACATGAATGAAGGTATTGATACCGGAGCCAGCACACTGATTGGAATGTACTTTTTTTTAAGTTTTGTTATCCTTTCAATTCTCTCAGGCTTTGTATTGAAAAAACTAGTACAAAAGAAAAAAGAAGCTACTCTAGATTATGTTTAG
- a CDS encoding ATP-binding cassette domain-containing protein, with translation MINKVSFSLTAGEIIVILGASGDGKTTLMKALAGYCLFNQVKYVTKINT, from the coding sequence ATAATCAACAAGGTCAGCTTTTCATTAACTGCGGGTGAAATCATAGTAATACTTGGAGCAAGCGGAGACGGCAAAACCACCTTGATGAAAGCACTCGCAGGTTACTGCCTGTTCAATCAGGTGAAATACGTTACAAAGATCAACACCTGA
- a CDS encoding ATP-binding cassette domain-containing protein, with protein MPVQSGEIRYKDQHLKDALHKLVPGHHEIKLVNQDFALDKYHTVEENVRLKLSRFDESYRILRIDTLLKLTGLNTYHNLKADDLSGGQQQRLAIARALADEPELLLLDEPFNQLDFQNKQKIEQHVRSYLRKIT; from the coding sequence CTGCCTGTTCAATCAGGTGAAATACGTTACAAAGATCAACACCTGAAAGACGCCTTGCACAAATTAGTTCCGGGGCACCATGAAATCAAACTCGTCAATCAAGATTTTGCCTTAGATAAATACCATACAGTAGAAGAAAATGTGCGACTAAAACTAAGCCGATTTGATGAATCATATCGCATACTTCGTATAGATACTTTACTCAAACTAACCGGACTCAACACGTATCACAATTTAAAAGCAGATGACCTTTCAGGTGGTCAACAACAGCGACTAGCCATTGCCCGTGCGCTTGCCGATGAACCCGAATTACTTTTGCTCGATGAACCATTTAATCAACTTGATTTTCAAAACAAACAAAAAATTGAACAGCACGTCCGCAGCTATTTGAGAAAAATAACATGA
- a CDS encoding helix-turn-helix transcriptional regulator: protein MIGDNLKLLRKRRGVSQEEIATELGLTRSTYSGYENGIAEPSIETLIKISAYYDMSFRQVC from the coding sequence ATGATTGGAGATAATCTGAAATTATTGCGTAAACGCAGAGGCGTATCGCAAGAAGAAATAGCCACAGAACTAGGACTAACGCGTTCCACATACAGTGGATATGAAAATGGAATAGCAGAGCCCAGCATTGAAACACTGATTAAAATATCAGCATATTATGACATGTCTTTTAGACAAGTTTGTTAA